The Candidatus Poribacteria bacterium genomic sequence AAAAAACTTGTCTTAACTTTGCTAAATTGTGGTCTAAATAAACGGTAGCACTTCAGCATCTCATAATAGCGATCGCCCGTTTGAAAATAGGTGCTTCTTTTTCCCTTTCCGGTCTGGGTCAAGTTTGTAGTGATATAAATTAAGGAAGATGTCGGCGTGATTCGAGAGAGCATCTGCCCTAACTGTTCTTGCCGTTCAGTTTCACGTTTATAATCTCGATCCAATTTGTTAGCATAGTTCTGGAATCTCGATCTATATTCCGCTTCAAGGGGTTTCATACGTTCATTAATTTTTTTAGAAATCTCCCCGCCTATATGTCTGTGCCCCTTCTCATTGGGGGGGATTTCCATGATCATTTTATTTTCTTCCTCTTTGAGTGCTGCGTTGAAATCGTCTCGCATGGCTGTTTTTTCCATATAGACGCTCTGTGAAGTTTGTGTTGGTGCGATAAATTTGGCAGCAAGGAACCCAACGCGTGGCGTGATCAATACTGCAAACACCCAGACGGTAAAGGCAACGATGAGGGCTGTCTTAGAATTGTCTAAGTAGGTGGAAATCACTGTGCCGATTGCAAAAAAGACTCCAATATAGAGCAACGAGATGAGGGTTAAACCGAGGACTCTCGGAAAAATTTCAGGCTCACCGAGAGGGAACCCT encodes the following:
- a CDS encoding ABC transporter permease subunit, which gives rise to MLMTLIQKEIMHHILSVRFVALLLMCLLLVPLTLSTNYRNYRQNLVDYQEAVKLTNIEETTMNPGMPLDPELEVSKLILKPTPLSVFANGLADTLPTYLGMTRNGITQGAPALVSSLSNLLGHLDFLFIVGTVFSLLALLFTFDAVAGEREAGTLRITLANSLPRDLFLWSKLIGGYAVFVVPFLVSLLFGLLILVWQGFPLGEPEIFPRVLGLTLISLLYIGVFFAIGTVISTYLDNSKTALIVAFTVWVFAVLITPRVGFLAAKFIAPTQTSQSVYMEKTAMRDDFNAALKEEENKMIMEIPPNEKGHRHIGGEISKKINERMKPLEAEYRSRFQNYANKLDRDYKRETERQEQLGQMLSRITPTSSLIYITTNLTQTGKGKRSTYFQTGDRYYEMLKCYRLFRPQFSKVKTSF